The segment TTCTGCTTAGTGCTCTAGGCGGCGGAAGGGTTCTCTGTGTGCTGCTAAGCTACACTCGTAGCATCCCCAAGCGGCACCTGTTTACcgtataaagtgcactacttttgaccagggcgctTATAGCATTCTGTCAAAAAATAGTTACTATAAGAATAAGGTGCAATTTGAGACGATGCCCGACCTGACTGGGCATACCACAGCAGTTCAGTCAAAAAGATTCAACTACTGAGGCATATATAATGATAATAGAGACATCCTGTTATTTTTGCCATCTGAGCCGCTGGTGCGGACAGCAACAACAAAGACAAACGAGAGCACCACAGCGTCTGAGGTGGTCTACAAGTGAGAGGAAGGGACACTACCGGAGGAAGAAGAAACGAAAGAAGACATCTGCCGTCTGGAAAAACGTTTTGACTGACCCTTTTTTGTCTTTAAAGATAAAGATGGCCGTACTAGACGATAAGGGGCGGGGTTATCTCACTCATGAGTGACAGCCATTACAAAGACAAGAGTTTCAGCCCCTTGCTCTTAAGTTGCAGYCTACTTTTCCTACCCCGTAATCTCGTCCACTCTCCAGCCTTCAAAAAYCYCGACCAAAGYAAATAAAAAAGGGGGCSCTGTCCCctttaaaaagagagaggggccGCGGGGCCATTCAGTGGCCTAGCTTACGTTTGCAGTCATGGCCCATCCCCCTGTAGCCGTCTTTGCACTTGCACTTGTAGGAACCAGGCGTGTTATAGCAGGTGGCGAAACTGCTGCATTGGTTTTGGCCTGAGGAGCACTCATCCACATCTGAAAGACAGGAGAACCACATAGCTGagtatgagggagggaggggagagacaaatacagaaagaaagaaggaaagacagacagacagacagacagacagacagacagacagacagacagacagacagaaaagagagctCTTGCACAGCAAATAAACACAGTGAAAGGCAGCAGAAGTACWGCATGCTAATTYMCCAAGGTTAATTTCCCCTTCACTCAGAYAGGGAYTTCAGCYTTTATGTCAARGTCTCCTTTTATTAGGGGAAGTGCTATTTattagagtgaagagagagaatatTCAGTACACTGAAAACTTTACGAAGATTGCTTGTTAGTTAATTAAAACCCTCACCCATTCAGATAACACGTTATGAGGAGTTTAGTGAACACTGCACAACTGACAGTGTTGAACGTTTGATTGTTGACATCTCAAAGGKGTGAGAACAGAGGAGGCGTTATTCCAATAGACTGCTTACTGAATTATTCTCTGTTCAAGATTAAAGAGTGAATGTGATTTGTTCAGAGAAGATGCAGTAAATACTTCGAGATTTGACAGGATTTCATAAGGTTATGCCgtttttcctctttctttctttccgctccctcgttctctctgtccccccccccctctcgttcTTCTTATCTCTCGCTTAAAATTATTCATGTAAAAACAACACCTGCGCTCCAGACGCAATGACTCGGTGATGGGTCAAAACATCTCAACAAGCCTGCCCGTTTTGACCTTTTGACCCTTAAACCCCAGGTAAGGCGTGTGGAAGCCTGGATGACCTCATTACGTACCTACGCACTGGTACTTCCCGTTGATGTATTGCAGGTCGAAGCCCTCGTGACACTTACAGATGTAACTCCCAAATGTGTTGATGCACTTACGGAACCGGGGACATATGGCCATGCCGGTCGCACACTCGTCCACGTCTGAAAGTAAGAACARTacagattaaactacagtttATAGTTGAGTCTTTATTAGTACTTAGAAGGAGAGGCATTAATACTAAGAAGGAAGGGCTGTACAATATCATGGCTCTGATTCAATACATGTAATAAATACCAACGTTTAATCAGCTAGCCCACCTTCATCAGCGTTTCAATTCTTTATTAATAAACATATAGTTTCACCTATACCAAAGCCGTATATATATCCATGTAAATCAATGGAAATATATGTCTCTTCGTGTATGCTTAGGTTGGCtagcaacacatcaacacattTAAAGTTAACATTCTGTATGTCCTCTATTGTTGtatttttaatttgtttatttaaaaattatttaaaaattgtATCCCCTTTTCTTCCCAATTTTCGTACAAAAAGCACACAAAAAGTATCCTAAAGATATCGCTAGAAATGacctatcttgtctcatcgctacaccAAAACCTCACTCACTCCACCACTCGATACAGAATGCCCAGGAGTAAACACATAGCTGAGtatgagggagaggaaggagagaa is part of the Salvelinus sp. IW2-2015 unplaced genomic scaffold, ASM291031v2 Un_scaffold10152, whole genome shotgun sequence genome and harbors:
- the LOC112079896 gene encoding nephronectin-like, which codes for VDECATGMAICPRFRKCINTFGSYICKCHEGFDLQYINGKYQCVDVDECSSGQNQCSSFATCYNTPGSYKCKCKDGYRGMGHDCK